In one Agathobacter rectalis ATCC 33656 genomic region, the following are encoded:
- the dnaN gene encoding DNA polymerase III subunit beta — MKLICSKANLLKGVNIVSKAVPTRTTMAILECILIDASANEIKLMANDMELGIETIIDGTIEERGIIALDAKIFSEIVRKLPDNDVTIETDASFKTVISCEKAKFNIIGKSGDDFSYIPYVERNESIVLSQFTLKEVIRQTIFSIADNDNNKLMTGELFEIEENKLRVVSLDGHRISIRYIEMKNHYDSKKVVVPGKTLQEISKIIPGSADEDVVIYITNNHIVFEFENTTVVSRLIEGEYFKIDQMLSSDYDTKVRINKRELLDCIDRATLLVKEGDKKPIIMNITDGNMELRINSFIGSMNEDIDIDKDGKDIMIGFNPKFFIDALRVIDEEEVNLYMVNPKAPCFIKDDEGKFIYLILPVNFNTAAN, encoded by the coding sequence ATGAAACTTATTTGTTCAAAAGCAAATTTACTGAAAGGTGTTAATATCGTATCGAAGGCAGTACCTACACGTACTACAATGGCAATTCTCGAGTGCATACTTATTGATGCATCCGCAAACGAGATTAAGCTTATGGCTAACGATATGGAGCTTGGAATCGAAACAATAATAGACGGAACTATCGAAGAGAGAGGAATTATCGCTCTTGATGCCAAGATTTTTTCAGAAATAGTGAGAAAGCTTCCTGACAATGATGTAACAATTGAGACAGATGCTTCCTTCAAGACCGTCATATCATGTGAAAAGGCCAAGTTCAATATCATCGGAAAATCAGGTGATGATTTTTCTTACATACCATATGTTGAGAGAAATGAGTCTATTGTCCTTTCACAATTTACCCTTAAAGAGGTTATCAGACAGACAATTTTCTCAATTGCCGACAATGACAACAATAAACTGATGACAGGTGAGCTTTTTGAGATTGAGGAGAATAAGCTTCGAGTTGTTTCTCTTGACGGACACAGAATATCTATCAGATATATCGAGATGAAAAATCACTATGACAGCAAGAAGGTTGTTGTTCCCGGCAAGACTCTGCAGGAAATAAGCAAGATTATTCCGGGTTCAGCGGATGAGGATGTGGTTATCTATATCACTAACAATCATATTGTTTTTGAATTTGAAAATACTACTGTTGTTTCACGTCTTATCGAGGGTGAGTATTTCAAGATTGACCAGATGCTTTCATCTGACTACGACACTAAGGTTCGCATCAATAAGCGTGAGCTTCTTGACTGTATAGATCGTGCTACTCTTCTTGTCAAGGAGGGAGATAAGAAGCCTATTATCATGAATATCACAGATGGCAATATGGAGCTTCGCATCAATTCATTTATCGGTTCCATGAATGAGGACATCGATATCGACAAAGATGGAAAAGATATTATGATAGGCTTTAATCCTAAGTTCTTCATAGATGCACTTCGTGTTATCGATGAGGAGGAGGTTAATTTATACATGGTCAATCCAAAGGCACCATGCTTCATTAAGGATGATGAGGGCAAGTTTATTTACCTCATTCTTCCGGTAAATTTTAATACAGCAGCAAACTAG
- a CDS encoding RNA-binding S4 domain-containing protein, translated as MKQISIREQDEFIKLGQALKKADLVSSGVEAKIVIQDGQVTVNGETELQRGKKLHDGDVFSYDGETVKVVK; from the coding sequence ATGAAACAGATTTCTATAAGAGAACAGGATGAGTTCATTAAGCTGGGACAGGCTCTTAAAAAGGCCGACCTTGTGAGCTCGGGAGTTGAGGCAAAAATTGTTATTCAGGACGGTCAGGTGACTGTAAACGGTGAGACTGAGCTTCAGAGAGGAAAAAAGCTTCACGACGGAGATGTTTTCTCATATGACGGCGAAACAGTTAAGGTTGTTAAATAA
- the recF gene encoding DNA replication/repair protein RecF (All proteins in this family for which functions are known are DNA-binding proteins that assist the filamentation of RecA onto DNA for the initiation of recombination or recombinational repair.): MIIKSIQLSNFRNYEKLDISFDTETNIIYGDNAQGKTNILEAAYLSGTTKSHKGSKDKEMIRFGEDEAHIRTIVEKNDKEYRIDMHLRKNGAKGVAINKMPIKKASELFGILNIVFFSPEDLNIIKNGPAERRRFIDLELCQLDKIYLSNLSKYNKTLVQRNRLLKDIAYRPDLIDTLQVWDMQLLEYGRHVIKKRREFVNELNEIIQDIHSNISGGREKLILKYEPSIDDIFFEDELLKARSRDLKLCQTTVGPHRDDMLFSVDGVDIRKYGSQGQQRTSALSLKLSEISLVKKNINSTPVLLLDDVLSELDGNRQNYLLNSLSDTQTIITCTGLDEFVKNRFQVDKVFHVVKGQVEVIDE, encoded by the coding sequence ATGATTATTAAGTCAATCCAACTGAGTAATTTCAGAAATTACGAAAAACTGGATATCAGCTTTGACACTGAAACCAACATAATCTACGGCGATAATGCCCAGGGCAAGACCAATATACTTGAGGCTGCATATTTGAGCGGCACTACAAAGTCCCATAAGGGCAGCAAGGACAAGGAAATGATCCGGTTTGGCGAGGATGAGGCACATATCAGGACAATTGTTGAAAAAAATGACAAGGAATACCGGATTGACATGCATCTGCGAAAAAACGGTGCAAAGGGTGTGGCCATCAATAAAATGCCGATCAAAAAAGCGAGTGAGCTGTTTGGTATTTTGAATATTGTGTTTTTCTCTCCTGAGGATCTCAATATTATCAAAAACGGTCCTGCCGAGAGACGCAGATTTATAGATTTGGAGCTTTGCCAGCTTGACAAAATATATCTGTCTAACCTGAGTAAGTATAATAAGACATTAGTTCAGAGAAACAGACTGTTAAAGGATATAGCTTACAGACCTGATTTGATTGATACACTTCAGGTGTGGGATATGCAGCTTCTCGAGTATGGCAGGCATGTTATAAAAAAGAGGCGCGAGTTTGTTAATGAGCTAAATGAGATAATACAGGACATTCACAGCAATATTTCAGGAGGCAGGGAGAAGCTTATACTCAAATATGAGCCAAGCATTGATGATATTTTTTTCGAGGACGAGCTGCTTAAGGCAAGAAGCAGGGATTTGAAGCTGTGCCAGACAACCGTTGGACCGCACAGGGATGATATGCTTTTTTCAGTGGACGGTGTGGATATCAGAAAATACGGCTCGCAGGGTCAGCAGAGGACATCTGCTCTCTCACTCAAGCTTTCTGAGATTAGTCTTGTAAAGAAAAATATAAACAGCACTCCCGTGCTTTTACTGGATGATGTGCTTTCAGAGCTGGATGGCAACAGGCAGAACTATCTGCTCAACAGCTTAAGTGATACACAGACCATTATCACTTGTACGGGACTTGATGAATTTGTAAAAAATAGATTTCAGGTGGACAAGGTCTTTCATGTCGTGAAGGGCCAGGTGGAGGTTATTGATGAGTAA
- the gyrB gene encoding DNA topoisomerase (ATP-hydrolyzing) subunit B has translation MSKEIQQNNQEYGADQIQILEGLEAVRKRPGMYIGSTSSRGLHHLVYEIVDNAVDEALAGYCKNIEVTIEEDNSITVQDDGRGIPVGTNHKAKKSALEVVFTVLHAGGKFGGGGYKVSGGLHGVGASVVNALSTWLTVEVYKDGNIYRQSYKRGKTDDTVKIVGQCDESLHGTKVHFLPDPEIFEETVYDYDTLKQRLRETAFLTKGLKITLKDVRENSHHNHVFHYEGGIKEFVEYLNRGKEALYDEVIYCEGTQNGVYVEVALQHNDSFNDSTFSFVNNVITPEGGTHLAGFRNALTKTFNAYAREKKILKDSDPALTGDDIREGLTAIISIKIEEPQFEGQTKQKLGNSEARGAVDAVVSEKLTYFLEQNPDVAKNICEKSLLAQRAREAARKARDLTRRKTSLDGGTLPGKLADCSDKDPKNCEIFIVEGDSAGGSAKTARSRATQAILPLRGKILNVEKARLDRIYDNAEIRAMITAFGTGIHEDFDITKLRYDKIIIMTDADVDGAHIATLMLTFLYRFMPDLIKEGHVYLATPPLYKVEKNKGVWYAYDDDELKQILNDIGRDNNNKIQRYKGLGEMDADQLWETTMDPDHRILKQVMIDGENSSELDVTFTTLMGDKVEPRKEFIEANAKYVTNLDI, from the coding sequence ATGAGTAAAGAAATACAGCAGAACAATCAGGAATACGGAGCTGACCAGATTCAGATACTTGAGGGTCTTGAGGCGGTCAGAAAAAGACCGGGTATGTATATCGGCAGTACGTCTTCGAGAGGACTTCATCATCTGGTTTACGAGATAGTGGACAATGCAGTTGATGAGGCCTTAGCCGGTTATTGCAAAAATATCGAGGTCACAATCGAGGAAGACAATTCCATAACAGTACAGGATGATGGACGAGGAATCCCGGTCGGAACCAATCATAAAGCAAAAAAATCAGCACTTGAGGTCGTTTTTACAGTGCTTCACGCAGGTGGTAAATTCGGCGGTGGAGGCTATAAGGTATCAGGCGGTCTGCACGGAGTTGGTGCATCTGTAGTAAATGCTCTTTCCACATGGCTGACAGTTGAGGTCTACAAGGACGGAAATATTTACAGACAAAGCTACAAGCGTGGCAAAACAGACGATACAGTAAAGATTGTTGGACAGTGTGACGAGTCGCTTCATGGTACAAAGGTGCATTTTCTGCCGGATCCGGAGATTTTTGAGGAGACAGTGTATGACTACGATACCTTAAAGCAGCGTCTCAGAGAGACAGCCTTCCTCACAAAAGGACTTAAGATTACTTTAAAGGATGTGCGTGAGAATAGCCATCACAATCATGTATTCCACTATGAGGGCGGAATCAAGGAATTTGTAGAGTATCTTAACCGTGGCAAGGAGGCTCTCTATGATGAGGTCATCTACTGCGAGGGAACACAAAATGGTGTTTATGTTGAGGTTGCATTGCAGCACAATGATTCGTTTAATGATTCAACCTTCAGCTTTGTAAACAATGTAATCACACCTGAGGGAGGTACTCATCTCGCAGGCTTTAGAAATGCCTTGACAAAGACCTTCAATGCCTATGCGCGTGAGAAAAAGATACTTAAGGATTCAGATCCGGCCCTGACAGGTGATGATATCCGTGAGGGACTTACTGCAATCATCAGTATCAAGATTGAGGAGCCTCAGTTCGAGGGACAGACAAAGCAGAAGCTTGGAAACAGTGAGGCCAGAGGAGCCGTAGATGCTGTTGTATCGGAAAAACTCACATATTTCCTCGAGCAGAATCCTGATGTAGCCAAAAATATCTGTGAGAAATCACTTTTAGCACAAAGAGCCAGAGAGGCCGCAAGAAAAGCAAGAGACCTGACCAGAAGAAAGACCTCTCTCGATGGAGGTACTCTGCCGGGCAAGCTGGCTGACTGCTCAGACAAGGATCCTAAAAACTGTGAAATTTTCATAGTCGAGGGAGATTCAGCCGGCGGTTCTGCAAAGACAGCAAGGAGCCGTGCTACACAGGCAATTTTACCTCTGCGAGGCAAGATACTGAATGTTGAAAAGGCAAGACTTGACCGTATATATGACAATGCAGAAATCAGAGCCATGATTACAGCATTCGGAACAGGAATCCATGAGGATTTTGATATAACAAAGCTGCGTTATGACAAGATAATCATCATGACAGATGCCGATGTAGATGGTGCTCACATCGCTACTCTCATGCTCACCTTCCTCTACAGATTCATGCCTGATCTGATCAAGGAGGGACATGTATACCTGGCTACACCGCCACTTTACAAGGTGGAGAAAAACAAGGGTGTATGGTATGCCTACGATGATGACGAGCTCAAGCAGATTTTAAATGACATAGGCCGTGACAATAATAACAAGATCCAGCGATACAAGGGACTTGGCGAGATGGATGCTGATCAGCTCTGGGAGACAACAATGGATCCTGACCACAGAATTTTGAAACAGGTCATGATAGACGGAGAAAATTCATCTGAGCTTGATGTGACATTTACCACACTGATGGGTGATAAGGTAGAGCCAAGAAAAGAATTTATTGAAGCTAATGCCAAGTATGTAACAAATCTTGACATCTAG
- the gyrA gene encoding DNA gyrase subunit A, which translates to MDDKIFDQIQQVDLKKTMESSYIDYAMSVIASRALPDVRDGLKPVQRRVLYSMVELGNTPDKPHRKCARIVGDTMGKYHPHGDSSIYGALVNMAQDWSMRYTLVDGHGNFGSVDGDGAAAMRYTEARLSKISLELIKDIGKNTVDFEPNFDETEKEPTVLPSRYPNLLVNGTTGIAVGMATNIPPHNLREVVNAVVRLIDNDIEDKETTIDELIDVVKGPDFPTGGIILGTSGIKEAYRTGRGKIRVRAVTNIEPMENGKNRIVVTELPYNVNKARLIEKIAELHKDKKIDGITDLRDETSREGMRIVVELRRDVNPSVVLNLLFKHTQLQDTFGVINLALVNGEPKVLNLYDLLNYYLIHQKDVVTRRTKFDLDKAEARAHIVEGLIIAQDNIDEVISIIRSSQTTQQAKTRLMERFGLTDEQSQAIVDMRLRALTGLEREKLEAEYKELMAQIAQLKAILADEKKLLGVIREEIIAIADKYGDDRKTEIGYDEYDMSMEDLIPETNTVITMTKVGYIKRMSTDNFKAQHRGGKGIKGMETIEDDYIVEMLMTTSHHYLMFFTNTGRVYRIKAYEIPEASRTSRGTAIINLIPLQPDEKITAMIPIKEYEDDKYLFMATRNGIVKKTPIKDYENIRKNGLAAINLREDDKLIEVKVTDNSEDILLFTKFGQCIRFKETDVRSTGRTTMGVIGMNLAPNDVIIAMQTASMGEAVLLVSSNGLGKRTRIDEFTTQNRGGKGVKCYKITEKSGNLVGVKSVENDDELMLITTEGIIIRIQVSDVTVLGRITTGVKLINLKEGVSVASIAKVVEDKTLMPPEEAKEENDESENSDEDSAENNNSHAEAIENNTEA; encoded by the coding sequence GTGGACGACAAAATTTTTGACCAGATACAGCAGGTCGATTTGAAAAAAACAATGGAGAGCTCCTACATAGATTACGCGATGAGCGTTATTGCAAGCCGTGCCCTCCCTGATGTCAGGGACGGATTAAAGCCTGTTCAGAGGCGAGTACTCTACTCTATGGTCGAGCTCGGAAATACACCTGACAAGCCACACAGAAAATGTGCGCGTATTGTCGGTGATACAATGGGTAAATACCATCCACACGGAGACAGCTCAATCTATGGAGCACTCGTAAATATGGCACAGGACTGGTCTATGAGATACACACTCGTGGACGGTCATGGAAACTTTGGTTCAGTCGATGGAGACGGAGCCGCCGCCATGCGATACACAGAGGCAAGACTCTCAAAGATTTCTCTTGAATTAATCAAGGATATCGGCAAAAATACAGTAGATTTTGAGCCAAACTTTGATGAGACAGAAAAAGAGCCGACAGTGCTCCCATCAAGATATCCGAACCTTTTAGTAAACGGAACCACAGGAATCGCGGTAGGTATGGCAACCAATATCCCACCTCACAATCTGCGTGAAGTGGTAAATGCCGTAGTGCGCCTTATCGACAACGATATCGAGGACAAAGAAACCACAATTGATGAGCTTATCGATGTGGTAAAGGGACCGGATTTCCCTACAGGCGGCATAATTCTCGGAACAAGTGGCATCAAAGAGGCTTACAGAACAGGCCGCGGCAAAATAAGAGTCCGTGCTGTCACCAATATCGAGCCTATGGAAAACGGCAAAAACAGAATTGTAGTGACAGAGCTGCCATACAACGTAAACAAAGCTCGTCTTATTGAGAAAATAGCTGAGCTTCATAAGGACAAAAAGATAGATGGAATAACAGACCTCCGCGACGAGACAAGCCGTGAGGGAATGAGAATCGTGGTAGAGCTCCGCCGTGATGTGAACCCGAGTGTAGTTTTAAATCTGCTTTTCAAGCATACACAGCTCCAGGATACGTTTGGAGTGATAAACCTTGCACTCGTAAACGGAGAGCCAAAGGTATTAAATCTATACGATCTGCTCAATTACTATCTCATCCATCAGAAGGATGTAGTGACCAGACGTACAAAGTTTGATCTAGACAAGGCAGAGGCCAGGGCACATATTGTAGAGGGTCTCATTATTGCCCAGGACAACATAGACGAGGTAATAAGTATTATCCGCTCAAGCCAGACCACACAACAGGCAAAGACCAGATTGATGGAGAGATTTGGCCTGACAGATGAGCAGTCACAGGCAATTGTTGATATGCGTCTTAGGGCTCTGACAGGTCTGGAAAGAGAAAAGCTCGAGGCTGAGTATAAGGAGCTCATGGCTCAGATTGCGCAGTTAAAGGCTATTCTTGCCGATGAGAAAAAGCTTCTTGGAGTAATCAGGGAGGAAATCATCGCAATTGCAGATAAATACGGCGACGACAGAAAGACAGAGATAGGCTATGACGAGTATGATATGTCGATGGAGGATCTCATTCCTGAGACAAATACAGTCATAACAATGACAAAGGTAGGCTACATAAAGCGCATGAGCACTGATAATTTCAAGGCTCAGCACCGCGGTGGCAAGGGAATAAAGGGAATGGAGACAATCGAGGATGATTATATCGTCGAGATGCTCATGACCACATCACACCACTACCTGATGTTTTTCACAAATACAGGAAGAGTATACAGAATCAAGGCATATGAGATACCTGAGGCAAGCCGTACATCAAGAGGCACAGCCATCATCAATCTCATACCTCTTCAGCCTGACGAGAAAATAACAGCCATGATTCCAATCAAAGAATACGAGGATGACAAGTATCTGTTCATGGCTACAAGAAACGGAATAGTCAAGAAAACCCCGATAAAGGATTATGAGAATATCCGAAAGAACGGACTTGCAGCAATCAATCTGCGCGAGGACGACAAACTCATAGAGGTCAAGGTCACAGACAATTCAGAGGATATTTTGCTCTTCACCAAATTCGGACAGTGTATCAGATTCAAGGAGACAGATGTGCGCTCAACAGGCCGTACAACCATGGGTGTTATCGGAATGAATCTTGCACCAAATGATGTAATAATCGCAATGCAGACCGCATCAATGGGTGAGGCAGTGCTTTTAGTATCATCAAACGGCCTTGGAAAACGTACACGAATTGACGAATTTACCACACAAAACCGTGGCGGTAAGGGAGTAAAATGCTACAAGATTACAGAAAAATCAGGCAATCTCGTAGGAGTCAAATCAGTTGAAAACGATGATGAGCTCATGCTCATCACAACAGAGGGAATTATCATCAGAATCCAGGTAAGTGATGTAACAGTGCTTGGACGAATCACAACAGGTGTCAAGCTCATCAACCTGAAAGAAGGAGTGAGCGTAGCCAGCATCGCAAAGGTAGTAGAGGATAAGACTCTCATGCCACCTGAGGAAGCTAAGGAAGAGAATGACGAATCAGAAAATAGTGACGAAGACTCAGCAGAGAATAATAATTCACATGCTGAAGCTATCGAAAATAACACAGAAGCATAA
- a CDS encoding fumarate hydratase, with translation MIREINVSEITAAIKEMCIQANHFLSPDMDKALKAATANEESPLGKKILNQLQENLKIAGEDMIPICQDTGMAVFFIEIGQDVHFTGGVLEDAINEGVRQGYTDGYLRKSVVKDPLIRENTKDNTPAVIHYSIVSGDKVKITFAPKGFGSENMSRVFMLKPADGIEGVKNAILTAVSDAGPNACPPMVVGVGVGGTFEKCAIMAKKALTREAGTHSDIEYVAELEKEMLEKINNLGIGPGGLGGSTTALAVNINTYPTHIAGLPVAVNICCHVNRHVVKEL, from the coding sequence ATGATCAGGGAAATAAACGTTTCAGAAATAACAGCTGCAATAAAGGAAATGTGCATACAGGCAAATCATTTTCTTTCGCCGGACATGGACAAGGCACTTAAAGCTGCAACAGCAAATGAAGAATCACCTTTAGGTAAAAAAATATTAAACCAGCTACAGGAAAACTTAAAAATAGCAGGCGAGGATATGATACCGATATGTCAGGATACCGGAATGGCAGTTTTTTTCATAGAAATAGGCCAGGATGTCCATTTTACGGGAGGCGTATTGGAGGATGCCATAAATGAAGGAGTCAGACAGGGCTACACAGACGGCTATCTGAGAAAATCAGTGGTAAAGGATCCGCTCATCAGGGAAAATACAAAGGACAACACACCTGCAGTCATCCATTACTCAATAGTTTCCGGCGACAAGGTCAAAATAACCTTTGCACCAAAGGGTTTTGGAAGCGAAAACATGAGTCGTGTATTTATGTTAAAGCCGGCAGATGGTATAGAGGGAGTAAAAAATGCGATTCTGACAGCAGTTTCAGATGCAGGGCCAAACGCATGTCCTCCTATGGTTGTCGGAGTCGGAGTCGGTGGAACCTTTGAAAAATGCGCAATAATGGCAAAAAAAGCGCTGACAAGAGAAGCAGGCACACATTCAGACATAGAGTATGTGGCAGAGCTTGAAAAAGAGATGCTTGAAAAAATTAATAATCTGGGTATAGGGCCCGGAGGACTCGGCGGAAGCACTACTGCCCTCGCAGTAAACATAAACACATATCCAACCCACATTGCAGGATTGCCGGTTGCGGTAAATATTTGCTGTCATGTAAACCGCCATGTAGTGAAGGAATTGTAA
- a CDS encoding Fe-S-containing hydro-lyase has product MEKHITTPITQKITKDLRSGDYVYITGEMYVARDAAHKRMIEALDRKEELPIDIKDSTIYYMGPSPARDGRPIGSAGPTTATRMDKYAPRLLDLGEKAMIGKGKRSKEVIDAVIRNKAVYFAAVGGAGALLSKCIKSSEVICYDDLGAEAIRKIYVEDFPVIVVIDSEGNNLYETSIKEFKKI; this is encoded by the coding sequence ATGGAAAAACATATAACAACTCCAATCACACAGAAAATAACAAAAGACCTGAGATCAGGAGACTATGTATACATAACAGGTGAAATGTATGTGGCAAGAGATGCTGCACACAAAAGAATGATAGAGGCGCTGGACCGTAAAGAAGAACTGCCAATAGATATAAAGGATTCGACAATCTACTATATGGGACCATCACCGGCCAGAGATGGACGTCCAATTGGCTCAGCCGGACCTACAACAGCAACAAGAATGGACAAATATGCCCCAAGACTGCTTGATTTAGGTGAAAAAGCAATGATTGGCAAAGGAAAAAGATCAAAAGAAGTAATAGATGCAGTCATTCGCAATAAAGCAGTGTATTTTGCCGCAGTCGGTGGAGCAGGCGCTCTCCTTTCAAAATGCATAAAATCATCAGAAGTAATCTGCTATGATGATCTCGGTGCAGAGGCAATAAGAAAGATATACGTAGAAGATTTCCCGGTAATTGTGGTAATAGACAGTGAAGGAAACAATCTGTACGAGACTTCAATAAAAGAATTTAAAAAAATATAA